One Natronosalvus rutilus DNA segment encodes these proteins:
- a CDS encoding LamG domain-containing protein — protein MTHFNLWRDLTTGDPIYRNMADRADYHWKIDEGSGGTITCSVTGEVGTINGASWVSGDWIGGYGLEFAAGDWVQFDLDSTAFGGEEQMWVSVAFTDYEPNNRGILASVVDTSDSDRWNLETGSWDQDGRIGWWMSGDNNITSGAGSVSADTQYHTIGIHDNLNDNREIMLNDQSMNTTTSSGTVPGGEPTTFKIGRRGSGSREFVGVIGEVMIGFTGLTRDEKTALYDRQPFSQ, from the coding sequence ATGACACACTTTAACCTGTGGAGAGACCTGACGACGGGCGACCCGATCTACCGAAACATGGCCGACCGGGCCGACTACCACTGGAAGATCGACGAAGGAAGCGGAGGGACGATCACCTGCTCGGTCACCGGCGAGGTCGGGACGATCAACGGGGCGAGTTGGGTCTCCGGCGACTGGATAGGCGGGTACGGGCTCGAATTCGCTGCAGGCGACTGGGTCCAGTTCGACCTGGATTCGACGGCGTTCGGCGGTGAGGAACAAATGTGGGTGTCAGTCGCGTTTACGGACTACGAGCCGAACAACCGGGGAATCCTGGCATCGGTCGTGGACACGTCCGATTCCGACCGCTGGAACCTCGAGACGGGAAGCTGGGATCAGGACGGCCGTATCGGCTGGTGGATGAGCGGCGATAACAACATCACCAGCGGGGCGGGCTCCGTCTCGGCGGACACGCAGTACCACACCATCGGCATCCACGACAACCTGAATGACAACCGGGAGATCATGCTCAACGATCAGTCGATGAACACCACCACGTCCAGCGGGACGGTCCCCGGTGGTGAGCCGACGACGTTCAAGATCGGGCGTCGGGGCTCGGGCAGCCGGGAGTTCGTGGGCGTGATCGGCGAGGTAATGATCGGGTTTACAGGGCTGACCAGGGACGAGAAGACGGCGCTGTACGACCGCCAGCCGTTCTCACAATAA
- a CDS encoding helix-turn-helix domain-containing protein produces MTESKVRGNVEHGEGGKFKDKYSDDDVVDALLEAHPEPLTNKEVAQRVGCSKPTAHNRLHELAEDDRVLTKKVGANARVWWVEG; encoded by the coding sequence ATGACAGAAAGCAAAGTCCGAGGAAACGTCGAACACGGCGAAGGCGGGAAGTTCAAGGATAAGTACAGCGACGACGACGTCGTCGACGCGCTGCTCGAGGCTCACCCGGAGCCGCTCACCAACAAGGAAGTCGCCCAGCGAGTCGGCTGCTCGAAGCCGACCGCCCACAACCGACTCCACGAGCTCGCCGAGGACGACCGCGTGCTCACGAAGAAGGTCGGAGCGAACGCCCGAGTCTGGTGGGTTGAGGGATAG
- a CDS encoding class II glutamine amidotransferase, with translation MSVYRGEDAVSQALTACQENEQHSGGHSWGFAAVTDDGLEIGHGLGEIPPYVSSVCDGSELALGHTRHATRGEITLENAHPFPVYDAEGEAVAALAHNGTWYEAPDDGRCDSYHIARLLETMYRHNDEPFEDVVRDAGEITGETITVIHRDGRAFAYAGRFGITTDGEAAIRSSGEEPIRPGRVVEL, from the coding sequence ATGAGCGTTTACCGCGGTGAGGATGCGGTTTCGCAGGCGCTGACGGCTTGCCAGGAGAACGAACAACACTCGGGCGGGCATTCGTGGGGCTTCGCGGCCGTCACTGACGACGGCCTCGAGATCGGGCACGGCCTCGGTGAGATTCCCCCGTATGTCTCTTCGGTGTGTGACGGCTCCGAACTGGCCCTGGGCCACACGCGGCACGCCACCCGCGGGGAGATCACCCTGGAGAACGCCCACCCGTTCCCGGTGTACGACGCCGAGGGTGAGGCGGTCGCGGCCCTGGCTCACAACGGCACCTGGTACGAAGCCCCGGACGACGGCCGGTGTGACAGCTACCACATTGCCCGGCTGCTCGAGACGATGTACCGTCACAACGACGAACCGTTCGAGGACGTCGTCAGGGACGCCGGTGAGATAACCGGCGAGACCATCACCGTGATCCATCGCGACGGCCGGGCGTTCGCATACGCCGGCCGCTTCGGAATCACCACTGACGGTGAGGCAGCGATCAGGAGCTCGGGCGAGGAGCCGATACGGCCCGGCCGGGTGGTCGAACTCTAA
- a CDS encoding right-handed parallel beta-helix repeat-containing protein, translated as MSGNNDELPERNSFAFIEGSLIATGFQAEESDVVLSVPEDYDTIKDAIEQIEYELLPVNSRVVIEVAEGSYSGGRWEETTTVTHAQAGAVNIVGLGNGAVIETGLSDGETVQTSHGLMQPFLHIDNTSFGEVTNIEVHGEDLESGVNAGGLLVTGGEGSVTTDARYQFPTVDGDVFGIAAHDGAFVDARGADVSGTGNRDEFEAGGVYEGETPDMNSAGNGLWALNGSRALADGITANWCGDIGIHASRGSTIVAENAEAEDAVHHNLMATRGSTLYATGGTFRRSLDDCAVSISGSVIEAAESDFSEAGTHGIVGTGGSRFNAEDCTITDCVSDNVVANRSSTISIKGSICTGGKERDNVAALRGSTINADSVDASGAFRHAVLAIEGSTVNFTDGIAKNTGGQAMVGSRNCLINAERVVIENPGHDALVANEASMVNCPNVQITGGAQDGVVSLRGSAVNAEGATVDGPTRHCALATEGSVINFNTGTATGSGAEGVIASRACIINAENAVVTDCGTVDAVDGVTANEVSFINFQGGEVSGSGRDGLSALRGSVVNAGEASTTDNDRKGLLAYQAGRINFDNGTATNNGERGAEATRASAVNAQDATIRENGGDNVLSYGSSTLTVNGGDCSLAGGNAVVSEGASRVYANEADLSDATERGIDCHDGSLVSARNADCSSAGTDGIAAQNGSIVHATGAYCSSADFAGVFAYEGSTINFHNGEANLCSQTGIEATRSSTINAHDARASTNADNVRADYASTINVHNADLTDSNGDGIVANRGSTVNASGASVDGASVQGVLAYEGARINFSGGSAVNTGSRSIEATRGSWINAHNATADTVNLFSGSWINFTNGTGSVASSIDMISEKGIFFGGPAMEDAYAPSPHGNDHHDPDFSEVEHDHTTTE; from the coding sequence ATGTCCGGAAATAACGACGAGCTTCCGGAGCGGAATTCGTTTGCCTTCATTGAGGGCAGTCTGATAGCAACGGGATTTCAGGCAGAAGAGTCAGACGTCGTCCTTTCGGTACCAGAGGACTACGACACGATCAAGGACGCCATCGAGCAGATCGAGTACGAGCTCCTGCCGGTCAACTCGCGGGTGGTGATCGAGGTCGCGGAGGGGAGCTATTCGGGCGGTCGATGGGAGGAAACGACGACGGTGACGCACGCCCAGGCCGGGGCGGTGAACATCGTCGGGCTCGGGAACGGCGCGGTGATCGAGACGGGCCTATCTGACGGGGAGACGGTACAGACCTCCCACGGGCTCATGCAGCCGTTTTTGCATATCGATAACACGAGCTTCGGTGAGGTGACGAACATCGAGGTTCACGGTGAGGACCTCGAGTCAGGGGTGAACGCCGGCGGGCTCCTGGTGACGGGCGGGGAAGGGTCAGTGACGACCGACGCCAGGTATCAGTTCCCGACCGTCGACGGCGACGTCTTCGGCATCGCGGCTCACGATGGGGCGTTCGTCGACGCGCGGGGTGCGGACGTCAGCGGGACGGGCAACCGTGACGAGTTCGAGGCAGGCGGCGTGTACGAAGGCGAGACGCCGGACATGAATTCGGCCGGGAACGGCCTGTGGGCGCTGAATGGGTCACGGGCGCTGGCCGACGGGATCACGGCCAACTGGTGTGGGGATATCGGCATCCACGCGAGCCGGGGGAGCACCATCGTCGCAGAAAACGCCGAGGCCGAGGACGCCGTCCACCACAACCTGATGGCTACGCGGGGGTCGACGCTGTACGCGACCGGGGGGACCTTCCGGCGCTCCCTAGACGACTGTGCTGTTTCGATCAGTGGGTCGGTGATCGAGGCGGCCGAGTCAGACTTCTCGGAGGCCGGCACCCACGGGATTGTCGGGACCGGCGGGAGCCGGTTCAACGCCGAGGATTGTACGATCACGGACTGCGTCAGCGACAACGTCGTCGCGAACCGGTCCTCAACGATCAGCATCAAAGGGTCGATCTGCACCGGGGGGAAAGAGCGGGATAACGTCGCGGCGCTGCGGGGGTCGACGATCAACGCCGACTCCGTCGACGCGAGCGGGGCGTTCCGGCACGCGGTCCTGGCCATCGAGGGGTCGACGGTCAACTTCACGGACGGGATTGCAAAGAACACCGGCGGGCAGGCGATGGTCGGGAGCCGCAACTGTCTCATCAACGCCGAGCGGGTGGTGATCGAGAACCCCGGCCACGACGCCCTCGTCGCGAACGAGGCATCGATGGTCAACTGCCCGAACGTGCAGATCACGGGCGGGGCCCAGGACGGAGTGGTCTCGCTTCGGGGCTCCGCGGTGAACGCCGAAGGGGCGACCGTCGACGGGCCGACGAGGCACTGTGCCCTGGCGACCGAGGGGTCGGTTATCAACTTCAACACGGGGACGGCCACGGGAAGCGGCGCGGAGGGCGTGATCGCGTCCCGGGCGTGCATCATTAACGCCGAGAACGCCGTGGTGACCGACTGTGGGACCGTCGATGCTGTCGATGGGGTGACGGCGAACGAGGTATCGTTCATCAACTTCCAGGGCGGTGAGGTGAGCGGCAGCGGTCGCGATGGTCTCTCCGCGCTTCGAGGGTCAGTGGTGAACGCGGGGGAAGCCTCAACGACCGATAACGACCGGAAGGGGCTTCTGGCGTACCAGGCCGGCCGGATCAACTTCGACAACGGGACCGCGACCAACAACGGCGAACGCGGGGCCGAGGCGACCCGAGCGTCAGCGGTGAACGCCCAGGACGCAACGATCAGGGAGAACGGCGGGGATAACGTCCTGTCGTATGGCTCGTCGACGCTGACGGTCAACGGCGGGGACTGCTCGCTCGCCGGCGGGAACGCGGTGGTCTCGGAAGGAGCATCCCGAGTGTACGCGAACGAGGCGGACCTTTCAGACGCCACGGAGCGGGGCATCGACTGTCACGATGGGTCGCTGGTGTCGGCCCGGAACGCCGACTGCAGTTCGGCGGGAACGGACGGCATCGCGGCCCAGAACGGTTCGATAGTTCACGCGACCGGAGCCTACTGCAGCTCCGCGGATTTCGCCGGTGTATTCGCCTACGAGGGGTCGACGATCAACTTCCACAACGGGGAAGCCAATCTCTGCAGCCAGACCGGCATCGAGGCGACTCGGTCGTCGACGATCAACGCTCACGATGCGCGGGCTTCGACGAACGCCGATAACGTCCGGGCGGACTACGCCTCGACGATCAACGTCCACAACGCTGATCTGACCGATTCGAACGGGGACGGTATCGTCGCGAACCGAGGGTCGACGGTAAACGCCTCGGGTGCGTCAGTGGACGGCGCAAGCGTCCAGGGAGTACTCGCCTACGAGGGGGCCCGGATCAACTTCTCCGGTGGATCAGCGGTCAACACTGGCAGTCGGTCTATCGAGGCCACGCGGGGCTCCTGGATCAACGCCCATAACGCGACCGCGGATACCGTCAACCTGTTTTCCGGGAGTTGGATCAACTTCACGAACGGGACGGGCAGTGTCGCCAGTTCGATAGATATGATTAGCGAGAAGGGGATCTTCTTCGGCGGGCCGGCGATGGAGGACGCCTACGCACCGAGCCCGCACGGGAACGATCACCACGACCCGGACTTCTCCGAGGTCGAACACGACCACACCACCACGGAGTAG
- a CDS encoding outer membrane lipoprotein carrier protein LolA produces the protein MNAEQHPLDSDDREKTVTHEDVDVRATISADGKRVRLTVTDQDGDRERYQLRGLTLNGTPIRAGQPLSLYGVDAVIEWQNGGLGLYPGVNVIVSRDD, from the coding sequence ATGAACGCCGAACAACACCCGCTCGACTCGGACGACCGCGAGAAGACGGTCACCCACGAGGACGTCGACGTCCGGGCAACGATCAGCGCGGACGGGAAGCGCGTCCGGCTGACGGTGACCGACCAGGACGGTGACCGCGAGCGGTACCAGCTCCGAGGGCTCACCCTCAACGGGACGCCCATCCGGGCCGGCCAGCCACTCTCGCTGTACGGCGTCGACGCCGTGATCGAATGGCAGAACGGCGGGCTCGGTCTGTACCCCGGCGTGAACGTGATCGTCTCCCGGGACGACTAG